Proteins encoded within one genomic window of Erinaceus europaeus chromosome 13, mEriEur2.1, whole genome shotgun sequence:
- the MTRF1L gene encoding peptide chain release factor 1-like, mitochondrial isoform X3 yields the protein MLFTSEIFNMYQQYASFKRWHFETLDYFPSEIGGLRHASASIGGSGAYRLMRFEGGVHRVQRVPKTEKQGRVHTSTMTVAVLPQPTEINLVINPKDLRIDTKRASGAGGQHVNTTDSAVRIVHLPTGIVSECQQERSQLKNREMAMKKLRARLYSMQLEEETSKRYQARKIQIGTKGRSEKIRTYNYPQNRITDHRINKSFHHLETFMHGEDLLEELMQSLKDYADYESLIESISSQN from the exons ATGCTATTTACTTCAGAGATATTTAATATGTATCAGCAATATGCTTCATTTAAGAGATGGCACTTTGAAACCCTGGATTATTTTCCCAGTGAAATAG GTGGCCTTAGACATGCATCTGCCAGCATTGGAGGTTCAGGGGCCTACAGGCTCATGAGATTTGAAGGCGGTGTACACAGAGTACAGAGAGTGCCCAAGACAGAGAAACAAGGCCGCGTTCACACCAGCACCATGACTGTGGCAGTATTACCGCAGCCAACTGAG ATTAATCTGGTGATCAATCCTAAAGATTTGAGAATCGATACTAAGAGAGCCAGTGGAGCTGGGGGCCAGCACGTCAACACCACAGACAGTGCTGTCCGGATAGTCCACCTTCCCACAG GTATTGTTTCCGAATGCCAACAAGAGAGATCTCAACTGAAAAACAGAGAGATGGCTATGAAAAAGTTACGTGCAAGACTATACAGCATGCAGCTGGAAGAAGAAACAAGTAAAAGATACCAGGCTAGAAAGATTCAG ATTGGAACTAAAGGAAGGTCAGAAAAAATAAGGACATACAATTATCCACAAAACAGGATCACAGATCACAGGATAAACAAATCATTTCATCATCTTGAAACTTTTATGCACGGAGAGGATCTACTGGAAGAACTTATGCAGTCACTGAAAGACTATGCGGATTATGAATCTTTAATAGAAAGCATTTCTTCTCAAAATTAG
- the FBXO5 gene encoding F-box only protein 5 isoform X1, translating to MSRRPCCASPRLPACPCSHRRCPSALTASEPSRPSDPGSKECSSLSVKMKCDNYNRVHAGLKLVKPDDSGKLDSHTPSPLEGSCKDCIKSLLEVGSPIVSPRILELEAESKPLHNKENQHVSQTFHSSNEIEELEVSGPYEDSGYASLSQHSVLSEHEEGSLPLEESLLDSPQPHLLQTQSPGPYPNKNFLPALHFAKVVCSTLKKNAKRNPKIDWDKLKECIPSGNIRLQNIIGRKMGLEYVDILSELFGRGLRHLLKVILTQLSDMDLVNVSKVTKTWKKILEDDKGILQLYNKAIQRVAEKSIKVSPHASTREYVMFRTALASVQKSAVQLPSPKDSRTKLANPGDQKSSSYSRHNEFSEVAKTLKKNESLKACIRCNSPAKYDCYLQRATCRREGCGFDYCTKCLCNYHTTKDCSNGKSLKASYKMGPLPGTKRSKNNLRRL from the exons ATGAGCCGGCGCCCCTGCTGCGCCTCCCCACGGCTCCCTGCTTGCCCCTGCTCACACCGCCGCTGCCCTAGTGCCCTGACAGCCAGCGAGCCCTCTCGACCCTCGGACCCGG gttCTAAAGAGTGTTCCAGTCTTTCTGTCAAAATGAAATGTGACAACTATAACCGTGTTCATGCTGGACTGAAACTGGTCAAGCCTGATGACAGTGGAAAACTGGATTCCCACACTCCTTCACCTTTGGAGGGTTCTTGTAAAGACTGCATTAAAAGCTTATTAGAGGTGGGATCACCCATTGTGAGCCCCAGGATTCTAGAACTGGAAGctgaaagcaagcccctgcaTAACAAGGAAAATCAGCACGTGTCACAAACATTCCATAGCTCCAATGAAATAGAAGAACTAGAGGTCAGTGGACCTTACGAAGACAGTGGCTATGCCTCACTTTCCCAGCACAGTGTCCTCAGTGAACATGAAGAGGGCAGCCTTCCCCTGGAGGAGAGTCTCCTTGACAGTCCACAGCCCCACCTGCTACAGACACAAAGCCCAGGCCCGTATCCCAACAAAAACTTCCTCCCTGCTCTTCATTTTGCAAAAGTGGTTTGCTCaacattaaaaaagaatgctAAGCGGAATCCAAAAATAGACTGGGATAAATTGAAGGAATGTATACCCAGCGGAAATATTAGGCTACAAAATATAATTGGCAGGAAAATGGGCCTGGAATATGTAGATATTCTAAGTGAACTTTTTGGAAGGGGACTCAGACATCTCTTAAAAGTTATTTTGACTCAGCTCAGTGATATGGACTTAGTCAA TGTATCTAAAGTCACCAAAACGTGGAAGAAGATTCTAGAAGATGATAAGGGGATACTGCAACTGTACAATAAAGCAATACAAAGAGTTGCT gaaaAGAGCATTAAGGTTTCACCGCATGCTTCAACCAGAGAATACGTCATGTTTAGAACTGCACTAGCTTCTGTTCAAAAATCAGCAGTTCAGCTGCCTTCCCCAAAAGATTCTCGGACCAAGTTAGCCAATCCCGGTGATCAAAAAAGTTCTTCGTATAGTCGACACAATGAATTCTCTGAG GTTGCCAAGACTTTGAAAAAGAATGAGAGCCTCAAAGCCTGTATCCGCTGTAACTCCCCTGCAAAATACGACTGCTATTTACAACGGGCAACCTGCAGACGGGAGGGCTGCGGGTTTGATTACTGTACAAAGTGTCTGTGTAATTATCATACCACCAAAGACTGCTCAAATGGCAAGTCCCTCAAAGCAAGTTATAAAATGGGTCCTCTGCCTGGTACAAAGAGAAGCAAGAATAATCTACGTCGATTGTAA
- the FBXO5 gene encoding F-box only protein 5 isoform X2 — translation MKCDNYNRVHAGLKLVKPDDSGKLDSHTPSPLEGSCKDCIKSLLEVGSPIVSPRILELEAESKPLHNKENQHVSQTFHSSNEIEELEVSGPYEDSGYASLSQHSVLSEHEEGSLPLEESLLDSPQPHLLQTQSPGPYPNKNFLPALHFAKVVCSTLKKNAKRNPKIDWDKLKECIPSGNIRLQNIIGRKMGLEYVDILSELFGRGLRHLLKVILTQLSDMDLVNVSKVTKTWKKILEDDKGILQLYNKAIQRVAEKSIKVSPHASTREYVMFRTALASVQKSAVQLPSPKDSRTKLANPGDQKSSSYSRHNEFSEVAKTLKKNESLKACIRCNSPAKYDCYLQRATCRREGCGFDYCTKCLCNYHTTKDCSNGKSLKASYKMGPLPGTKRSKNNLRRL, via the exons ATGAAATGTGACAACTATAACCGTGTTCATGCTGGACTGAAACTGGTCAAGCCTGATGACAGTGGAAAACTGGATTCCCACACTCCTTCACCTTTGGAGGGTTCTTGTAAAGACTGCATTAAAAGCTTATTAGAGGTGGGATCACCCATTGTGAGCCCCAGGATTCTAGAACTGGAAGctgaaagcaagcccctgcaTAACAAGGAAAATCAGCACGTGTCACAAACATTCCATAGCTCCAATGAAATAGAAGAACTAGAGGTCAGTGGACCTTACGAAGACAGTGGCTATGCCTCACTTTCCCAGCACAGTGTCCTCAGTGAACATGAAGAGGGCAGCCTTCCCCTGGAGGAGAGTCTCCTTGACAGTCCACAGCCCCACCTGCTACAGACACAAAGCCCAGGCCCGTATCCCAACAAAAACTTCCTCCCTGCTCTTCATTTTGCAAAAGTGGTTTGCTCaacattaaaaaagaatgctAAGCGGAATCCAAAAATAGACTGGGATAAATTGAAGGAATGTATACCCAGCGGAAATATTAGGCTACAAAATATAATTGGCAGGAAAATGGGCCTGGAATATGTAGATATTCTAAGTGAACTTTTTGGAAGGGGACTCAGACATCTCTTAAAAGTTATTTTGACTCAGCTCAGTGATATGGACTTAGTCAA TGTATCTAAAGTCACCAAAACGTGGAAGAAGATTCTAGAAGATGATAAGGGGATACTGCAACTGTACAATAAAGCAATACAAAGAGTTGCT gaaaAGAGCATTAAGGTTTCACCGCATGCTTCAACCAGAGAATACGTCATGTTTAGAACTGCACTAGCTTCTGTTCAAAAATCAGCAGTTCAGCTGCCTTCCCCAAAAGATTCTCGGACCAAGTTAGCCAATCCCGGTGATCAAAAAAGTTCTTCGTATAGTCGACACAATGAATTCTCTGAG GTTGCCAAGACTTTGAAAAAGAATGAGAGCCTCAAAGCCTGTATCCGCTGTAACTCCCCTGCAAAATACGACTGCTATTTACAACGGGCAACCTGCAGACGGGAGGGCTGCGGGTTTGATTACTGTACAAAGTGTCTGTGTAATTATCATACCACCAAAGACTGCTCAAATGGCAAGTCCCTCAAAGCAAGTTATAAAATGGGTCCTCTGCCTGGTACAAAGAGAAGCAAGAATAATCTACGTCGATTGTAA